DNA from Daucus carota subsp. sativus chromosome 1, DH1 v3.0, whole genome shotgun sequence:
CTGTTTTCCTAGTGATTGTTTCTCTTGGGGCTATTTGTGGGCCTCTACTCATATCAATATATCATACATGTCATCCAATATTTGTGGTTGCCCTGCAGCCAATATATGCTCGGTTCACAGCAAGAATATTcatatccattaaaattcattttcaaccAGATGAATAGAGGATAAGGATATAAAAACTACTttatcatattatgaaaaaattacATACAAGAAACCACCATATTTCggcaaaaaaaggaaaaaaaaaaaaagaaaagaaaccaCAATATTTGTGATGGACTTTTCACAATAATTCGTCATAAATGTTCAGTTTCATCATTTCTGGTCAAGAAAAAAGTTCAGAATTGatcataaaatttgttttttttttcataagttCATATATGTGACCCATATTTACAATaagattaataaataattatccGTTGTTAATGATGGGCTATATTAATTTTGTAGTGCTTTAAATTCATGATGAAGTAAGAATTCTGTTTTTTTCATGTAAATTAAGCACCCCTTCTTTCTcaatatttaaataacaaaaatatcatttttacttaaattttacCATTTTGTTATAAATGTCAGCCCTACCCTGCATTGATACATGCATGCCGCCAGCTTTACGTGGCTAGTATCCATAATCCACACACacgtaaatataattttctcgATTCAAAATTGTACTTTATTCTCACACAAGTGTATATATACGACcgttttatgataaaaaaaaaaaaggtgtgtatatatatgtgtttctTTTTAATAATGAGGCTTATATATCTTACTACCTCCGTGTAAAATTAGgagtttattttcaaaaattcacacAGTTTAATAAAAGTGAATgtttataaatcaattaaacTAAATGGTCATAATATGTGGAATGAGGCTGATCtggaaaatataaattgtaGTAAAATTgactttaaaattataattttacattaagaTCAATTgaaacacattttttttttttctagaaaatgtACATGTAAATGAAAACAGAGAGAATATAAATCTAAATCCGTTCAAAGAGTTAAATCTCGGGAGGAGTCAGAGTGGGATCCGCTCTTGATCAAATGAAATAAGGAGTTATCTCCTAACGCATTATAAACAAAACATTGTTGTCATTTTATTACTGTGTTTTATTATCCCATCAACAGAAACATAATCTACACACTGTCAAACAGTAAAAACAACATAAAGGTATCCAGCACACAGCTAGAGGTTAATTAACAGTCTTTAACGAGGAAGACATTAGGATTCTTGACCACAATGTCGTACATGTAGACGGAATTGAACTTGTGAAACTCCTTAGGAAGCGAAATCAGATCAATCGACGAGGCTTTATGGAACTGCAAGAGCTCGATATCGCCGTAGTAAATCTCCCATCCGAGCTCCATCAGCATTCGGCGCAGCGAGCTGTAATTCGAAACCACCTCTCCGGTTGGTAAGTGCACCAGCACCTTCTTTCGGCTCGATTGCTGCTCCGATGCCTCATTTTGGCGGATGATCCCGTTCTTGAACACCCAAACTCCGGACATTGTCCGAATTTTTCGCgaaaaaaaaaaggacttaTTTTTGGTGCTTGTGGAATTTGGTTGCTGAAGAGGAAGGGGAGgagaggggtatttatagggcTTAGAAATGGATGTAGTTGAGGATCAAATGATAAGGCTGTTTGGGTTTGGTGGAAAATATAGATATTGTGGGACCTACATGTTTAGGGCTTATTCGATGCTGTAATAATTATCTGGGGCTTTTGCTTTGTGGCTTACATGTCTGCAGCCAATCATATGGATATTTTGGTAAGAATCTTGTGGGTCCAAGTTAATGGGGTATCTAGATTCTTATTGGTGGAAAATTGTTTGTGCCCACATATCACATTTTGGTCACGTGAAGGTCCTATGTTGTGATTTTAACATGTCGAGACCCGGGAAGGCCCAGTTGCCCAGAATAGAGAAACGTCATCAGCATGTCgtactttatttaaaaaaaaaaaaggcatatcgtacttcctctgttttttttatatttctaccgtttgtattttaatattttcatattttttaaaagtttgtcattatgtatttttatttttattttgttaaatatttcttgtaagtaaaaatattattgtaataTCTTTATTCACTACAAAAAagtttaacaataaaatttttatgtgTGTGATCAAATTTGTCAAAAATACGTGAAAAAAAGAGAGTAAAGAAACCAGAATATCTGAATATTCGATAATGGGTTGTATGtttaacataaatataattattacaatacttatatgatattgataagaaaatataggaattgatttaaaataaaatattcattttaattagacattttaaaatagaattttaATTGAGGCCGTAATTTTTGACTATTCTCCAAAATTTAGCGAAGATAGTGACTTGAAGATGAGGTCCATGACCCAAAAAGCTTGATGGAACCCCAAAGTTAACAGGCAGATGGAGCTTCACGTGATGAAGTGGTGTTCATCATCTAAACTCAAAAATATGCATAATATTCATCTTACATCTTGTCAATATAATTGGCCATGAATTGACATCTTGTTGGCCCTGTTGCTCCTGATTCTCTATGCCTGTGAACCTTAAATTTCCTTTTTCTGCCAATTGCTTACAATTTCTTTGTACAAATTCGGAAAATGGACTACAGCTATACATGCATGTCTGATTTGGGTTTCAGAAGCTAATTTGAATATACTGATTTTTGGGATGCGCAGAAGTATATATAAGGAGCAAAACGGTTGAATTTTTTAGttcttttgaaacaaaaaattgctATTTTTATTTTCCCATaggttaattttattttaaaattattgaatttctatattttttgataatttaaaaagagactataatataattgttaGGATTTATATCTATTCATATCTGTAAACtattaatattacaattatttaaaatttaatatattgatgGCGGAAATCAAACCTCAGACTTTTTATATGCATTTCTTTTGATATCATATCTAACTGTTCATATGGATTTGAGTggtaaattttatcaaatatgaatagaaatgttaataaaatatgaatacaaattatatatattcggttattatatatttatagaattGTAATTTTGTATGTGTCACACGAGAAAAGCCTAATTAAAGTCTCAACAGCTTTAGGTTTATATAGTCATTTTACAGAATTCCAAACATTCATTATATCATGTGAAGATGTAATATATGAAGTGATGTGATAAATTCAAATCGCTTTTTCTTTAACTATTTTGACACACAATTGTTGATGCCCTTGGAGAAATGAATAAAGAACGGTTGACATTGACTATAAATCTCATTTTCACTGTAAAGATATTCTAAATGCAACCCAATCTTGAATGTGTAAAGCTTCAAGTTGATCTAGTTGCTTTCAAACTTATGATTATTATAGGCAATTcgcctaatatatatatatgtggggACGGTTTTGAGATGTACATGACCTTAATCAAAATCAGTTTTcaagacatttcattaatatacGAAAATTTGTGGACTCATAATCATTGATAGCCGAAGGGCAAGCTTGTCCATCTATAATGAAGGCCATCTCTATGTCCATTTTTTAGAAAGAGACATGACAGATATAAAAATATGGATTCCTGTTAATTAACGATATATATCCAAAAGAGGATTAAGGCAATGGGTTAGTTAAATTCTTCTGAGAAGACGgctcagttttttttttttttttgctaatttatGTTAAGTTAATTACTTTAGTTAACTCGATGCTAATATGCTATAGCGTGCATCTATGGATTTACGCGTTATGGAGTTAGAATTGAAGTTCTTACAGCAAAATATGAATGTCAGATGTTTtaatgacttataagttattatattgtaaaaaattaattattagtagTTCAATTCATCTGTCTTATTTAACCCACGACAAGAGTCCATGAACTCTTCAGGTACAAAATTGTACTTATATTAacacaaataaaaatcaaacaaaacaggATTGCCATAACATTATTTTGAGTACCCAGTCACCAGAAACTTATTAAGTAAGTAGGCTAGCATATATAAATGTAAAACAATGGCAAAGATCTGGAGGTTAGCAATCTTTGACGAGGAAGACATTAGGATTCTTGACGACAATGTCATACATGTAGATGGAGTTGAACTTGTGAAACTCCTTAGGAAGCGAAATGAGATCAATTGATGAGGCTTTGTGGAACTGCAAGAGCTCGATATCGCCATAGTAAATCTCCCATCCAAGGCCCATCAGCATTTGGCGCAGTGAGGCGTAGGATGAAACCACCTCTCCGGTTGGTAGGTGCACCAGCACCTTTTTTCGGCTCGATTGGTGGTCTGAGCCCTCATTCAGGCGTATGATCCCATTCTTGAACACCCAAACTCCAgacatttcaaatttttacgattttattatatttttttagtcgTAAAAAGTGGTATTTGTTGTAGTGAACAGAAGGGTTGATGAAGAAGAAAGGGCTGAGGAGCCAGGTATATATAGGGCTGGAGAAATGGATTATATGGAAGTACAGGAGGGAAATACTGATTGATTGCCAAATTATAAGCCTGCAGGCTTTGGTGGAGAATATAGATATTGTGGGACCTACATGTGCAGAATATTTAGGGCAAGAATGATGCTATTATTCAGCTAGTGAGGGCTTTTTCTTTATGTTACATGCCTACCAACTATAGGTATGGATATTTTTGGGAAGAATCTTGTGGTCCCTCTGTTAATT
Protein-coding regions in this window:
- the LOC108198636 gene encoding flowering-promoting factor 1, with protein sequence MSGVWVFKNGIIRQNEASEQQSSRKKVLVHLPTGEVVSNYSSLRRMLMELGWEIYYGDIELLQFHKASSIDLISLPKEFHKFNSVYMYDIVVKNPNVFLVKDC
- the LOC108224969 gene encoding flowering-promoting factor 1 — its product is MSGVWVFKNGIIRLNEGSDHQSSRKKVLVHLPTGEVVSSYASLRQMLMGLGWEIYYGDIELLQFHKASSIDLISLPKEFHKFNSIYMYDIVVKNPNVFLVKDC